One segment of Anser cygnoides isolate HZ-2024a breed goose chromosome 5, Taihu_goose_T2T_genome, whole genome shotgun sequence DNA contains the following:
- the KIF26A gene encoding kinesin-like protein KIF26A isoform X2 codes for MSQRAAQKLNLSSKRKKYHPPLPHTHDFSIYATNFSGILQLCPPPAPPCLLRAVSKIKDNPGIGKVKVMVRICPSQGAHETSESMSFLKVDPRKKQITLYDPAASGPSNIGHRRGVVAVPKMFAFDAVFPQDASQAEVCSGTVAEVIQSVVNGADGCIFCFGHVKLGKSFTMIGKDSSTQSLGIIPCAISWLFKLINERKEKTGTRFSIRVSAVEISGKDENLKDLLAEVASGSLQDGQSPGVYLREDPICGTQLQNQSELRAPTAEKAAFFLDAALAARSTSKPECDEEDRRNSHMLFTLHIYQYRMEKSGKGGMSGGRSRLHLIDLGSCEKVLSKSRDGGGSLCLSLSALGNVILALINGAKHVPYKDNKLTMLLRESLGNINCRTTMIAHISDSPVNYAETLTTIQLASRIHRMRKKKSKYASSSSGGESSCEEGHVRRPPHLRPFHPRTVALDPDLPVLSISSDPDYSSSSEQSCDTVIYVGPNGAALSDRELTDNEGPPEFVPIIPSLNKKRSKDNSATGRSSDKDHFKCNTFAELQERLECIDGSEEPIRFACGEISVASNCNPLPGGTENAQSKLIKEKISPPSGGFKKPVPQETASPKKGHNLPFQTVAPKGGNGNCHEKNTPHLKTELSKPQSRADSKITVLEGERETITDSLQSSRCSPSKNLEQNKATAGCVTKEKSLYAKRPLPSPAPPPPQQKEQVPGPSAQSLELDNSSAVRTPPVGMSKQMANKPEQNPQGSTFLVGSNAQNQSGAIEVHSFRSAFRGKCFDRDILTTTVTLQQPVELNGEDELVFTVVEELSISGIMDNGRPSSIISFNSDCSLQALASGSRPVSIISSINDEFDAYTSQETSTGVNIDIVVPFAKDPFTSSRRSSISSWLSEVSICTIESDGAQSSDSFVAQSSYSCNKSEEPFNLDSPNSSVPLKSALNDSGFCFSELDSESMNSSKLSSGFGKSLQTSETTKASQIKSAFCVTDQPVKIKCGNSRDTPVIETIHSSLPRKTKTTSSPIHNNTVLSYKELQNPHCIFEDPWLLRTDNQLETKPADALLSPKSHTFGTEKQPGKAAQYFGAASGPTKSQTMLTCSQRVVDGCEMACKSSSGAAKKSEAVMKMPQLKRGATTLGVMPVSHANSSLSEAITRGNSDAPMATGSLKSSLGKKSVPQKSSLLPRSGGPTPPTPPVRKSSLEQKPVALGNGGGKATSLDFARAATPKAEDEMDLRLKAGSYFSESASSRMNLKGDHSLPKMTSSLKAKASKSEAVHRYGSHMSLERCDSLTSVGSKANVARENGNPGNSRTGRSVPRLGVPPVASGVALPPPFTAPAPGKNSQAKPTANQKVQASGNKNRGLSASGSKSLSSSVKSLAQPVGKGSGVAPSGKAAPRSVQPVSGKPGRGTIMGTKQAMRAANSRVNELVSGGSVKVGHFRGSTDSDSGNDSGINLSDEKSQVPVLPSPYSKITAPRRPQRYSSGHGSDNSSVLSGELPPAMGRTALFYHSGGSSGYESMIRDSEATGSASSAHDSMSESGMSSPGRMRSLKSPKKRSTGLQRRRLIPAPLPDAASLGRKPSVTGQWVDLPPLPGTLKEPFEIKVYEIDDVERLQRHRQEETEGLMYFHTKLKILERRQQRIREVKAKHEFLKEELEETKCRLMMDPNKWKEDFEVDPDLDKESQEYLEALEQVTEELEQCVNLCKSHIMIVTCFDIGITDVQDGVREVEV; via the exons GTGAAAGTGATGGTAAGAATTTGTCCTTCTCAAGGAGCACATGAAACATCTGAATCCATGTCCTTCCTAAAGGTGGATCCACGAAAAAAGCAAATCACTCTTTATGATCCAGCGGCAAGCGGGCCTTCCAACATAGGTCACAGGAGGGGTGTTGTTGCTGTTCCAAAGATGTTTGCCTTTGATGCAGTTTTCCCCCAGGATGCTTCACAG GCTGAGGTATGCTCTGGAACAGTAGCAGAAGTAATCCAGTCTGTTGTGAATGGTGCAGATGGTTGCATATTTTGCTTTGGTCATGTCAAGCTTG GAAAGTCTTTTACCATGATTGGGAAAGATAGTTCCACACAAAGCCTTGGTATCATCCCCTGTGCAATTTCTTGGCTCTTCAAATTAATCAATGAACGTAAAGAAAAAACTGGGACACGTTTCTCTATTAGAGTATCTGCTGTGGAGATCAGTGGCAAAGATGAAAACCTTAAGGATTTGTTAGCTGAAGTAGCCAGTGGCAGCCTTCAGGATGGCCAGTCTCCCGGAGTTTATCTGAGAGAAGATCCAATATGCGGAACACAG CTTCAAAACCAAAGTGAGCTAAGGGCCCCGACAGCagagaaagctgcatttttccttGATGCTGCACTTGCTGCCAGAAGTACCAGCAAACCTGAATGTGACGAAGAAGATAGGAGAAATTCACACATGCTCTTTACTCTTCACATATACCAGTATCGCATGGAGAAGAGTGGCAAAGGAGGAA TGTCTGGAGGACGCAGCCGTTTGCATCTCATTGATCTAGGAAGCTGTGAAAAAGTGCTGAGCAAGAGCCGAGATGGAGGAGGCTCTCTGTGTTTGTCTCTCTCTGCCCTGGGCAATGTAATTTTGGCCTTAATTAATGGTGCTAAGCATGTGCCATATAA GGACAACAAGTTGACAATGTTGTTGAGGGAATCACTTGGGAACATCAACTGCAGAACTACTATGATTGCGCATATTTCTGACTCCCCAGTCAATTATGCAGAAACTCTCACCACCATTCAGCTTGCATCACGAATCCACCgaatgagaaagaagaaatccaaG TATGCATCCAGCTCATCTGGAGGAGAGAGCTCATGTGAAGAAGGACATGTCAGAAGACCTCCCCATCTGCGACCATTCCACCCACGAACGGTTGCCCTTGACCCTGACCTTCCTGTCCTGAGTATATCTAGTGATCCTGATTATTCTTCTAGCAGTGAACAGTCTTGTGATACTGTCATCTACGTTGGTCCCAATGGTGCCGCTTTGTCTGACAGGGAATTGACAGATAATGAAGGTCCTCCGGAGTTTGTTCCCATAATCCCATCCCTGAACAAGAAGAGAAGTAAAGACAATTCTGCTACTGGTAGGAGTTCTGACAAGGACCATTTTAAATGCAACACTTTTGCTGAACTGCAAGAAAGGTTAGAGTGCATTGATGGAAGTGAGGAACCCATCAGATTTGCTTGTGGAGAAATCTCTGTTGCGTCCAATTGTAATCCATTGCCTGGAGGTACAGAAAATGCACAGTCTAAactgataaaggaaaaaatatctcctCCTTCTGGAGGATTTAAGAAACCAGTTCCACAAGAAACTGCATCTCCAAAAAAAGGACATAACCTTCCTTTCCAGACTGTTGCACCAAAGGGTGGCAATGGTAATTGTCATGAGAAGAACACACCTCACTTGAAAACAGAGCTTTCCAAgccacagagcagagctgacaGCAAAATAACAGTactggagggagagagagagacaatcACTGATTCCCTGCAGTCCTCAAGGTGTAGCCCTTCAAAGAATTTGGAGCAGAATAAAGCTACAGCTGGCTGCGTCACTAAAGAAAAGTCCTTGTATGCGAAGAGACCCTTGCCaagcccagcacccccacctCCACAGCAGAAAGAGCAGGTGCCAGGCCCCAGTGCTCAGAGTTTGGAGCTGGACAATAGCAGTGCAGTTCGCACTCCTCCTGTGGGAATGAGCAAGCAGATGGCAAACAAACCTGAGCAGAACCCCCAAGGAAGCACATTTCTGGTTGGTAGTAATGCCCAGAATCAGTCAGGTGCTATAGAGGTACACAGCTTCCGGTCAGCGTTCAGAGGTAAATGTTTTGATCGGGATATACTAACCACCACGGTGACTTTGCAGCAGCCCGTTGAGCTGAATGGAGAGGATGAACTTGTTTTCACTGTGGTGGAAGAACTGTCCATCAGCGGGATTATGGATAACGGAAGACCTTCAAGTATCATTAGCTTTAACAGTGACTGCTCCCTTCAGGCTCTCGCATCAGGTTCGAGGCCAGTTAGTATTATCAGCAGCATAAACGATGAGTTTGATGCTTATACCTCACAGGAAACTTCTACTGGTGTAAATATTGATATTGTTGTGCCCTTTGCTAAGGATCCCTTTACCAGCAGCAGACGTTCCTCCATCAGTTCATGGCTCAGTGAAGTCAGCATCTGTACAATTGAAAGTGATGGAGCCCAGTCTAGTGACAGTTTTGTTGCTCAGTCATCTTACAGCTGTAACAAGTCTGAGGAACCATTCAATTTGGATTCACCCAATTCATCCGTCCCCCTAAAAAGCGCTCTGAATGATAGTGGATTTTGCTTCTCTGAACTGGACAGTGAGAGCATGAATTCTAGCAAGCTGTCCTCAGGCTTTGGCAAAAGCCTGCAAACCTCTGAAACTACCAAAGCATCTCAGATTAAAAGTGCTTTTTGTGTCACTGATCagcctgtaaaaataaaatgtggtaATTCTCGCGATACACCTGTAATAGAAACAATACATTCTAGTCTtcctaggaaaacaaaaactaccTCGTCTCCAATCCACAATAATACTGTCCTTAGCTATAAAGAGCTGCAGAATCCACATTGCATATTTGAAGATCCCTGGCTGTTGCGCACAGATAATCAGCTGGAAACGAAACCTGCAGATGCGTTGCTGTCTCCAAAATCTCACACATTTGGTACTGAGAAGCAGCCAGGAAAAGCTGCCCAGTATTTTGGTGCAGCATCTGGGCCAACGAAGTCACAGACTATGCTCACCTGTTCGCAGAGGGTTGTAGATGGTTGTGAAATGGCCTGCAAATCCTCCAGCGGAGCTGCAAAGAAGTCAGAAGCTGTGATGAAGATGCCACAGCTGAAGAGAGGAGCCACCACACTGGGAGTGATGCCAGTATCGCATGCTAACAGTAGTTTGTCGGAGGCCATCACCCGAGGGAATTCGGATGCTCCCATGGCCACTGGCAGCTTGAAATCTTCACTGGGAAAGAAGAGTGTGCCACAGAAGTCAAGCTTGTTGCCCAGGTCAGGTGGGCCAACACCTCCAACACCTCCCGTACGCAAATCGAGCCTGGAGCAGAAACCTGTTGCTCTGGGAAATGGTGGGGGAAAAGCCACCAGCTTGGACTTTGCCAGAGCTGCCACACCAAAGGCTGAGGATGAAATGGATTTGCGTTTGAAAGCTGGGTCTTACTTCAGTGAAAGTGCCAGCAGTAGAATGAACCTGAAGGGTGACCACTCTTTGCCTAAGATGACATCAAGCTTGAAGGCGAAGGCGTCAAAGAGTGAAGCCGTGCACCGCTATGGAAGCCACATGTCCCTGGAGAGGTGTGACAGCCTGACATCAGTCGGATCCAAAGCAAATGTGGCGAGGGAAAATGGGAACCCCGGAAACAGCCGGACAGGACGCTCTGTCCCTAGGCTGGGCGTCCCCCCTGTTGCCTCTGGTGTGGCTTTACCACCACCCTTCACCGCCCCTGCACCTGGAAAAAACAGCCAGGCAAAACCCACAGCTAACCAGAAGGTCCAAGCCAGCGGAAATAAAAACCGGGGCCTCTCTGCCAGTGGGTCAAAGTCCCTCAGCTCCTCCGTGAAGTCCCTGGCGCAGCCCGTGGGGAAGGGCTCTGGCGTGGCCCCTAGTGGGAAGGCGGCCCCCCGCTCCGTGCAGCCTGTCAGCGGCAAACCCGGCCGAGGGACCATCATGGGGACCAAGCAGGCCATGAGGGCGGCCAACAGCCGTGTGAACGAGCTGGTGTCAGGCGGCTCTGTCAAGGTGGGCCACTTCCGAGGCTCCACTGACTCTGACAGCGGCAATGATAGCGGCATTAACCTCAGTGATGAGAAGTCGCAGGTCCCGGTGCTGCCGTCTCCCTACAGCAAGATAACGGCACCCCGGCGGCCTCAGCGGTACAGCAGCGGGCATGGTAGTGACAACAGCAGCGTCCTAAGCGGGGAGCTGCCACCAGCCATGGGGAGGACGGCTCTCTTTTACCACAGCGGTGGCAGCAGCGGCTATGAGAGCATGATTCGGGACAGTGAGGCCACGGGCAGTGCCTCCTCGGCGCATGACTCCATGAGTGAAAGTGGGATGTCGTCGCCGGGCCGGATGAGGAGCCTCAAGTCTCCCAAGAAACGATCAACAG GTCTCCAGCGTCGTAGACTGATTCCTGCTCCATTGCCAGATGCTGCCTCACTAGGAAGAAAACCCAGTGTCACTGGCCAATGGGTTGACCTACCACCTTTGCCAGGCACTTTAAAAGAGCCATTTGAAATTAAAGTTTATGAGATTGATGATGTGGAACGATTACAGCGACACAGACAAGAGGAAACTGAG ggTCTGATGTATTTCCATACCAAGCTGAAGATACTAGAGAGGCGCCAGCAGCGAATCAGAGAAGTAAAGGCAAAGCATGAGTTTTTGAAGGAAGAGCTGGAGGAGACAAAGTGCAGGTTGATGATGGATCCAAATAAGTGGAAAGAAGACT TTGAAGTGGATCCTGATCTTGATAAGGAGTCACAGGAATACCtggaggcactggaacaagtgaCAGAGGAACTGGAGCAGTGTGTTAATCTTTGCAAGTCACACATCATGATAGTGACGTGTTTTGATATTGGAATAACAGATGTACAAGATGGAGTAAGGGAAGTGGAAGTTTGA